In a single window of the Papaver somniferum cultivar HN1 chromosome 8, ASM357369v1, whole genome shotgun sequence genome:
- the LOC113306239 gene encoding uncharacterized protein LOC113306239, producing MKLYLELGIPSFSSVWIGYHWVKQPHSLFDQCYIIDHDDDICEDVPEILCETEMTTEEYEEHYKAKNKVVDEGDTEEQDFNSDYVHIEKDNESVTDVKESMASKRDRNLPIHDNGSNPFIQGPILAAQGGAINDNVPKNTHVDLMDCVEMDENETLVASTKKNVVQNHESHAITVINSIFLTFYTCFTTSVFFFSRYFVINSSKAY from the exons ATG AAATTATATCTTGAATTGGGCATTCCATCATTCTCCTCGGTATGGATTGGGTATCATTGGGTGAAGCAACCTCATAGTCTGTTTGATCAGTGTTATATaattgatcatgatgatgatatTTGTGAAGATGTACCTGAAATATTATGTGAAACAGAAATGACaactgaagaatatgaagaacactATAAAGCTAAAAACAAAGTTGTTGATGAAGGTGATACAGAAGAACAAGATTTCAATAGTGATTATGTTCACATTGAAAAAGATAATGAGTCGGTTACTGATGTAAAGGAATCTATGGCTTCTAAAAGGGATAGAAACCTACCCATTCATGATAATGGCTCTAATCCATTTATCCAGGGTCCTATACTAGCTGCTCAAGGAGGGGCCATTAATGATAATGTTCCCAAAAATACTCATGTTGATCTGATGGATTGTGTAGAAATGGATGAAAATGAAACGCTTGTTGCTAGCACAAAGAAGAATGTCGTGCAAAATCACGAGAGCCATGCAATTACTGTAATTAATTCTATCTTTCTCACCTTTTATACTTGTTTTACTACTTCTGTTTTTTTCTTCAGTAGATATTTTGTTATTAATTCATCAAAAGCATATTAG